Proteins encoded by one window of Scatophagus argus isolate fScaArg1 chromosome 8, fScaArg1.pri, whole genome shotgun sequence:
- the tspy gene encoding testis specific protein Y-linked, with the protein MSELTDCKQSGDSASRKRCPSPDHDEGSTVPSKSSKLSDASNEAGASSESNKRSGVESNFKGTVVSEGQSKDNEKETAVVGSDSTDGTGALPVTNSGADGHDASNTEKPQSSDAQDYEPTNSKADSETTVGTKLRPSTPRDQSDSAAIAAAEALASLTGGDGEDSQETPCSSEKAKQLKQGSKLKQRGGSQSSRTSSKTQAAAADSSTSVHSTDREDADDMPEADEGDESISGSSSTPSSSFPSDNEDNDDGECAIVSVKMAPEMRQSVALLAQVQMRLEALEKKSARLHQRLELKISRQRRPHLDQRSSITKTIPGFWVTALLNHPHLSAHIDETDEDALSYMTDLEIESFKNNKLGYRIRFHFRRNPYFQNNIIMKELHLGMGGSPMSFSNPILWHRGQNLTAHSEPRKSSRGVYQTFFSWFSDHSNPGQDDVAQILKDDLYRDPLRYYLTPLWEPRENGSGGSGARAADNGNGDECVVISDSDDDPGEEAGEAEQGQRREEEEEEEEEVDDEEEEEEEEEEVEEEEERGASADESPEEKDDGGEIVIDGSDDSEQGEEEA; encoded by the exons atgAGTGAACTGACGGACTGCAAACAGTCCGGTGACTCTGCATCGAGGAAACGGTGTCCATCTCCCGACCACGATGAAGGTAGCACGGTTCCCAGCAAGTCCTCAAAACTAAGTGACGCATCAAATGAAGCGGGGGCTTCTTCAGAAAGTAACAAACGCAGTGGAGTTGAGAGtaactttaaaggaacagttgtGAGCGAGGGCCAGTCAAAAGATAACGAGAAAGAAACAGCTGTTGTGGGTTCCGACAGCACGGACGGCACAGGTGCACTACCTGTCACCAACTCCGGTGCTGACGGTCACGATGccagcaacacagaaaaacCACAGTCCTCGGATGCACAGGACTATGAACCTACCAACTCTAAGGCAGACTCAGAAACAACAGTAGGAACAAAACTGCGTCCCTCAACTCCTCGGGACCAGTCCGATTCAGCGGCTATAGCAGCTGCTGAAGCACTTGCCAGTCTCACAGGAGGAGACGGAGAAGACAGTCAGGAGACTCCTTGCTCATCTGAAAAGGCCAAACAATTGAAACAGGGGAGCAAATTGAAACAACGTGGTGGCAGCCAGTCCTCAAGAACAAGCTCTAAAACgcaggcagctgctgcagatAGCTCCACATCTGTGCACAGTACTGACAGAGAAGATGCAGATGATATGCCAGAAGCAGATGAAGGTGATGAATCCATATCTGGATCATCCTCCACCCCAAGCTCCTCTTTCCCATCAGATAACGAGGACAATGATGATGGAGAGTGTGCCATTGTGTCGGTTAAGATGGCCCCAGAGATGAGGCAGTCAGTCGCTCTCTTGGCACAGGTACAAATGAGACTGGAAGCTCTTGAGAAGAAAAGCGCTCGGCTTCACCAACGTCTGGAGCTGAAGATTAGTCGTCAGCGGCGCCCACATCTGGATCAGCGCAGCTCCATTACAAAAACTATTCCCGGCTTCTGGGTGACAGCT TTGTTGAACCATCCTCATCTCTCAGCTCACATTGATGAGACTGATGAAGACGCTCTTAGTTATATGACTGATCTTGAG ATTGAGTCCTTCAAGAATAATAAACTAGGCTACAGGATACGTTTCCACTTCAGACGCAACCCGTACTTCCAGAACAACATCATCATGAAGGAGCTGCACCTTGGGATGGGAG GATCTCCCATGTCATTCTCTAACCCCATCCTGTGGCATCGTGGACAGAACCTGACGGCACACAGCGAACCCAGGAAGTCGTCACGTGGGGTCTACCAGACCTTTTTCAGCTGGTTCAGTGACCATAGCAACCCAGGACAAGATGATGTAGCACAG aTACTTAAGGACGACCTGTACAGGGACCCTCTGAGATACTACCTCACTCCACTCTGGGAACCGAGGGAGAACGGCAG CGGTGGCAGTGGGGCCAGAGCAGCTGACAACGGCAATGGAGATGAGTGTGTGGTGATCTCTGACTCAGATGACGATCCTGGTGAGGAAGCTGGTGAGGCTGAACAGGgccagaggagggaggaggaagaagaggaggaagaggaggtggacgacgaggaggaggaggaagaagaagaagaagaagtagaggaagaggaagagaggggggcAAGCGCTG ATGAGAGCCCAGAGGAGAAGGATGATGGTGGAGAAATTGTGATTGACG GCTCCGATGACAGcgagcagggagaggaggaggcctga